The following are encoded in a window of Roseivirga misakiensis genomic DNA:
- a CDS encoding Crp/Fnr family transcriptional regulator, translating to MSLSATIDFQPQVFHSGHLSLLAELNDSELDTLSSHKSKITYNKGQVLFYQGTRPMGLFCIHSGKVKVSQNSSKGGEQILYISKQDDFLGYRALLSEEYYAATATVTEEACISFIPKEDFLSAICSNPGFLQKLLNEVCKHLGQMEKKVTQFSAYSVRERLAGTLLTLKQTYGVEGTKCTIIDLSLTRQELANLIGTATETLIRLLSEFRTEGLIRLEGKRIGILDEKKLAKEADFFREISF from the coding sequence ATGAGCCTTTCAGCAACTATTGACTTTCAACCTCAGGTGTTTCATTCAGGTCACCTGAGCCTCTTGGCAGAGCTAAATGATTCAGAACTTGATACCTTATCTTCTCACAAATCGAAAATCACCTACAATAAAGGACAAGTTCTCTTTTATCAGGGTACCAGACCGATGGGGCTGTTCTGTATTCACTCGGGTAAAGTAAAAGTTTCCCAAAATAGTTCGAAAGGAGGAGAACAGATTTTATATATCAGTAAACAAGATGACTTTTTAGGTTATCGTGCGTTGTTAAGCGAAGAGTATTATGCCGCAACCGCCACGGTCACGGAAGAAGCTTGCATTTCCTTTATTCCAAAAGAAGATTTTCTTTCTGCGATATGTTCAAACCCAGGCTTCCTTCAGAAATTGCTAAACGAGGTTTGCAAACACCTTGGACAAATGGAAAAGAAAGTGACCCAATTCTCAGCATATTCTGTCAGGGAAAGACTTGCAGGAACTTTGCTCACATTAAAGCAAACTTATGGGGTGGAAGGAACGAAATGCACGATAATTGATTTGTCATTAACACGGCAAGAGCTTGCTAACCTGATTGGTACTGCCACTGAAACATTAATACGATTACTCTCTGAATTCAGAACTGAAGGGCTTATCAGGCTCGAAGGCAAAAGAATAGGCATCTTAGATGAAAAGAAGCTGGCAAAAGAAGCTGACTTTTTTAGGGAAATTAGCTTTTAA
- a CDS encoding SDR family oxidoreductase codes for MKKEKILVAGATGYLGRHIVKELQFKGINFQVIARTSNKLKDLGLKKGQIIEAEVTKPNTLNGVMDQIDVVISTVGITRQKDGLTYMDVDYQANMNLLHEAKAAGVAKFIYVSVIGGDQMRHLKIMEAKEKFVDALTLSGLDYTIIRPNGFYSDMKDFLEMAKKGRVYLFGDGEFKLNPIHGADLAQAVADSIESDQKEIEIGGPDILTQNEIAALALRAWKRPLKISHIPNWVKRIFLSGLKIFTSSKTYGPFEFFLAMMARNNIAPRHGIHRLESFFMQEVDKLN; via the coding sequence ATGAAAAAGGAGAAGATCTTAGTAGCCGGGGCAACCGGCTATTTGGGGAGGCATATTGTCAAGGAGCTACAATTTAAAGGAATAAACTTCCAGGTCATAGCTCGCACCAGCAATAAGCTCAAAGATTTAGGCCTGAAAAAGGGTCAAATCATTGAAGCTGAAGTAACCAAACCTAATACTTTGAATGGGGTAATGGACCAGATAGATGTGGTCATTTCTACTGTTGGTATTACACGTCAGAAAGACGGTCTTACTTATATGGACGTTGACTATCAAGCCAATATGAACCTGCTCCATGAAGCCAAAGCAGCAGGAGTGGCTAAGTTCATATACGTTTCGGTTATTGGTGGGGACCAAATGCGGCATTTGAAGATTATGGAGGCGAAAGAAAAGTTTGTAGACGCTTTAACACTGTCGGGCCTAGACTACACCATCATACGCCCAAATGGTTTCTACTCTGATATGAAGGACTTTCTCGAAATGGCCAAAAAAGGGAGGGTTTATCTTTTTGGAGATGGTGAATTCAAACTCAATCCAATTCATGGTGCTGACCTAGCCCAAGCTGTTGCAGACAGTATTGAAAGTGATCAAAAAGAGATTGAAATAGGTGGGCCGGATATTCTCACGCAGAATGAAATAGCAGCCTTGGCATTAAGAGCCTGGAAACGTCCATTGAAGATCAGTCATATACCCAATTGGGTCAAACGCATCTTTCTATCTGGCTTGAAAATTTTCACATCATCCAAAACTTATGGTCCCTTTGAGTTCTTTCTGGCCATGATGGCAAGAAATAATATTGCTCCACGTCATGGAATACATCGGTTAGAAAGCTTCTTTATGCAAGAAGTAGATAAACTCAACTAA
- a CDS encoding serine hydrolase domain-containing protein, whose product MKKIFLIILLITGFLLNALSQENNQKHRLEQLHQLFKTYTEEEVIRNAFFRIETADQSILIDTVVGKFADGEEVTLNTPYYTASIGKTFTATAITLLVDQGKLAFEDRVADHLGKVVTGLSVIDGVDYSKELTIHHLLSHTSGMADYFEDTPISGVNMMQKLITEPDHFWKPMELIDFTRQHFKARFQPGLGYHYSDTEYVLLGLIIEKVTKIPLHQFFEKYIINPLSMELTSMNLWSEPVKRPDFPLAEIYAGPIEISRYQSLSADWAGGAIRSSGRDLNDFIKAIFQGNLISESSLQKMQQWVPESKGTYYGYGLRKWVLNELNPSWPALTLIGHSGSTGAYMYFCPELDIYLSGTFNNTDYMQQHIMFLAEILIGISTNSK is encoded by the coding sequence ATGAAAAAGATATTCCTCATCATACTACTGATTACCGGGTTCTTGTTAAACGCTTTGTCTCAGGAGAATAACCAAAAGCACAGGTTGGAACAATTACACCAGCTTTTCAAAACTTATACTGAGGAAGAGGTCATTCGCAATGCCTTCTTCCGAATAGAAACAGCTGACCAATCGATCTTAATAGATACGGTAGTCGGGAAGTTTGCCGATGGTGAGGAGGTCACCTTAAATACTCCTTATTACACCGCCAGCATCGGTAAGACCTTTACGGCTACAGCCATTACGCTTTTGGTAGATCAAGGGAAACTGGCTTTTGAAGATCGGGTGGCAGACCATCTGGGTAAGGTAGTTACGGGCCTGTCAGTCATCGATGGTGTAGATTATAGCAAGGAGTTGACGATTCATCATTTACTGAGCCACACTTCTGGCATGGCCGATTACTTCGAAGACACACCCATTTCAGGTGTAAACATGATGCAGAAGCTAATCACGGAACCCGATCATTTTTGGAAACCTATGGAGCTCATCGACTTTACACGGCAGCACTTCAAGGCTCGATTCCAACCTGGCCTAGGATACCATTATTCAGATACCGAATATGTGTTGCTCGGCCTTATCATTGAAAAAGTTACCAAAATACCGCTGCATCAGTTTTTCGAAAAGTACATCATCAATCCTTTGAGTATGGAGCTGACCAGTATGAACCTATGGTCGGAGCCTGTTAAAAGACCAGACTTTCCATTGGCCGAAATCTATGCTGGCCCCATTGAGATCAGCCGTTACCAGAGCCTCAGTGCCGATTGGGCAGGCGGTGCCATCCGCAGTTCTGGTCGAGACCTGAACGACTTTATTAAGGCTATTTTTCAGGGAAATTTAATCAGTGAGAGTAGTCTTCAAAAAATGCAACAATGGGTACCAGAAAGCAAAGGCACTTACTATGGGTATGGGCTTAGAAAGTGGGTATTAAATGAATTGAATCCTTCATGGCCAGCCCTCACGTTAATCGGCCATTCAGGCAGTACGGGAGCCTATATGTATTTCTGTCCGGAATTGGATATATACCTAAGTGGCACCTTTAATAACACAGATTACATGCAACAGCACATCATGTTCCTTGCTGAAATATTGATAGGAATTAGTACAAACTCAAAATAG
- a CDS encoding serine hydrolase domain-containing protein produces the protein MKTLLHSIIVLSLLLIISSCSNDDDAPTPNISGEYTTAEALLETHGFQGSVLIRKGGTDFMRKGFGIADAGAGIANDPSLVYRIGSMTKAFTTMGIINLKRDGLIESFDQPLSDFDDEFPHGDKITLRHLMTHYSGLPDYIGVIEEVYRNQNLFFTAEEIYDIIKESAGEDGLLYEPGSNFSYSNSGYLILGLLIEELTDMDYDDYIGQNVMTPLGMNQTGKGADDIQGAGFAKGYKDGQLIAPYLMELANSAGEFESTIADLEKWGDALMGNELLTANEKADYFAAPYTEDDFFTSGFGWFTIKIDGTLVYNHGGNIDGFTSIIALLPETNSMIILLSNVENWSPVNEVLEALVVNEF, from the coding sequence ATGAAAACATTATTACACTCAATCATCGTACTCTCTCTTCTCTTGATCATCAGCTCTTGCAGCAATGATGATGACGCACCGACACCAAATATCTCTGGGGAATACACAACTGCAGAAGCTTTGCTGGAAACACATGGCTTTCAAGGGAGCGTTCTGATTAGAAAAGGAGGCACCGATTTTATGAGAAAAGGCTTTGGCATAGCAGATGCCGGAGCAGGCATTGCTAACGACCCATCGCTGGTTTACAGAATTGGTTCCATGACTAAGGCCTTCACCACAATGGGCATTATCAATCTCAAAAGAGATGGCTTGATCGAAAGCTTTGACCAGCCACTAAGTGATTTTGACGATGAATTTCCCCACGGTGACAAAATCACATTGAGACACTTGATGACTCATTATTCCGGGTTACCCGATTATATAGGCGTGATAGAAGAGGTTTACAGAAATCAGAACTTGTTCTTCACTGCAGAGGAAATCTACGATATCATTAAAGAATCTGCTGGTGAAGATGGTTTACTCTACGAACCTGGAAGCAACTTCTCCTACTCCAATTCAGGCTATCTCATTTTGGGCCTTCTTATCGAAGAGTTGACAGACATGGACTACGATGACTACATCGGTCAAAATGTAATGACTCCCTTGGGTATGAACCAAACCGGTAAAGGCGCAGATGACATTCAGGGAGCTGGCTTTGCCAAAGGATACAAAGATGGCCAACTGATAGCACCTTACTTGATGGAACTGGCTAATAGTGCCGGTGAATTTGAAAGTACCATTGCTGACCTGGAAAAATGGGGCGATGCACTGATGGGCAATGAACTCCTAACAGCGAATGAGAAGGCAGACTACTTTGCCGCTCCTTATACGGAAGACGACTTTTTCACCTCAGGCTTTGGCTGGTTCACTATCAAAATAGACGGCACCCTAGTCTACAATCATGGGGGCAACATCGATGGCTTTACCTCTATAATTGCTCTACTACCCGAAACCAACAGCATGATTATCCTGCTCAGCAATGTGGAAAACTGGAGCCCGGTCAATGAGGTGCTGGAAGCGCTGGTAGTCAACGAATTCTAA
- a CDS encoding adenylate/guanylate cyclase domain-containing protein, which produces MKRISPKTKFKIQKIIPFGIIWLLMSWVFLFVEYAAAGWKGAEDSGVIALTPRIVAFSTFAVFFVGLGVGLLEVFFLDRLFKKYSLGRKVIFKFVFYFLFAHIIIFIFYPLAGAVETGASPLDDRILEKFSRFLVSVNFISTMVQLSFSLVVSLLYAAVSDSLGQNVLINFFTGKYHTPKKEERIFMFLDMRDSTTIAEKLGHVKYFELLGKYYQTMSDAIIKSYGEVYQYIGDEVVISWPIKRGLEKSRCVKCFFYIQNDFLKQAETFKKQFGVFPGFKAGMHMGEVTTGEVGALKTEIVFTGDVLNTTARIQSLCNQYKAELLISKDLYTQLEDYTTFQFHELGSMELKGKQQQVSILGVAHPS; this is translated from the coding sequence TTGAAACGGATTTCTCCGAAAACAAAATTCAAAATTCAAAAGATCATTCCTTTTGGCATCATCTGGCTGCTGATGTCATGGGTTTTTCTATTTGTTGAATATGCTGCCGCGGGCTGGAAAGGTGCCGAAGATTCTGGAGTAATCGCTCTGACCCCTCGCATTGTAGCTTTTTCAACCTTCGCTGTCTTTTTTGTGGGCTTAGGAGTAGGGCTACTGGAGGTATTCTTTCTAGACCGACTTTTCAAGAAATACAGCCTCGGTCGAAAGGTCATTTTCAAGTTTGTATTTTATTTTTTATTCGCACATATCATCATTTTCATTTTTTACCCATTAGCAGGTGCGGTCGAAACAGGAGCCAGTCCTCTGGATGATCGTATTTTAGAAAAATTCAGTCGTTTCCTAGTGAGTGTCAACTTTATCAGCACCATGGTACAGCTTTCCTTTTCCCTGGTAGTGAGTCTGCTCTATGCTGCCGTAAGTGATAGTTTGGGACAAAATGTATTGATTAATTTCTTCACGGGTAAATATCACACACCAAAAAAAGAAGAGCGCATTTTTATGTTTCTCGATATGCGCGACTCGACTACGATCGCAGAAAAACTGGGACACGTAAAATATTTCGAATTGCTTGGCAAATATTACCAAACTATGTCTGATGCTATCATCAAATCATATGGCGAAGTCTACCAATACATTGGCGACGAAGTAGTGATTTCCTGGCCGATAAAAAGGGGTTTGGAAAAATCACGGTGTGTCAAATGTTTTTTCTATATACAGAATGATTTTTTGAAACAAGCCGAGACTTTTAAAAAACAATTTGGTGTATTCCCAGGATTCAAAGCCGGAATGCACATGGGTGAAGTAACCACTGGCGAAGTCGGAGCCCTTAAGACAGAAATTGTTTTCACAGGTGATGTGCTCAATACCACCGCACGCATCCAGTCACTTTGCAATCAATATAAGGCTGAACTGCTCATAAGCAAAGATTTGTATACTCAATTAGAAGACTATACCACTTTCCAATTCCATGAGCTTGGTAGCATGGAACTTAAAGGCAAACAACAGCAGGTAAGCATATTGGGTGTAGCACATCCTTCTTAG
- a CDS encoding helix-turn-helix domain-containing protein, which translates to MINQKSIAVLPFNNTSGDIENQYFADGISEEIINTLSKISGLKVTSRTSSFSYRDKQVDARHIGNELGVSTLLEGSVRKASKRIRIAAQLIRTDTGFQIWSESFDRELIDIFDLQDEISMLIAEKIREHFGHFDIQDDFNTPKTTESAAYEAYLKGRYYQLQWTNESIQKAQEAYKESIEIDPKYPMPYLGLSQSFAHYAAWSQVDRMKGLYMAQHFIKKLGNDFNHLADLHYTKGLYAFIGNWNFEKAQFHLSEALKINANYAEALEFQADLCNVLGAFKEAQTYINRALSLNPNALNHHYTKAIGYYLSAKYQEAIKALDGALSILNTWQMALELKALCLLLLGEESAFRVTVEQAKPETQQALFQLWHAYHQQQPSDLEITNAYDFYLGIPVYLKLYSGQHQEAFDHLVDSVKNRSGQFLGFRFDPLLSPLREITDFKKLEAPFLAMTLGEAKKTDIKTEEEVLTESEVASYSEVVRRLMYEERVYIDAHLTLRNLAEKVELHPNKLSWLINQKIGKGFNEYINEYRLKDFQERALDPANSHLTLLGLAYDSGFNSKSVFNDFFKKKTGMTPKAWVKSNN; encoded by the coding sequence GTGATAAATCAGAAATCGATAGCAGTTTTACCCTTTAACAATACCAGTGGAGATATTGAAAATCAATATTTCGCTGACGGCATTTCTGAAGAGATCATCAATACCTTGAGTAAGATCAGTGGGTTGAAAGTGACTTCGCGTACTTCTTCATTTAGCTATCGAGATAAGCAGGTAGACGCAAGACACATTGGCAACGAACTGGGTGTAAGCACGCTGTTAGAAGGTAGTGTTAGAAAAGCATCCAAAAGAATTCGGATTGCTGCACAGCTTATTAGAACCGATACGGGGTTCCAGATTTGGTCAGAAAGTTTTGACCGAGAACTGATTGATATCTTTGACCTGCAAGATGAAATCAGCATGTTGATTGCTGAGAAAATTCGTGAGCATTTTGGTCACTTCGATATTCAGGACGATTTCAATACACCAAAAACCACAGAATCCGCTGCCTATGAGGCTTATTTAAAAGGGCGATACTATCAGCTTCAGTGGACCAATGAGAGTATTCAAAAAGCACAAGAGGCTTATAAGGAAAGTATTGAGATTGACCCGAAATACCCGATGCCCTATCTAGGATTAAGTCAAAGCTTTGCTCATTATGCAGCCTGGAGTCAGGTAGACAGAATGAAAGGTCTTTACATGGCGCAACATTTCATCAAAAAGCTGGGTAACGACTTTAACCACCTTGCAGATTTACACTACACCAAAGGGCTTTATGCCTTTATTGGTAATTGGAACTTTGAAAAGGCTCAATTTCACCTCTCTGAGGCGCTGAAGATAAATGCCAATTATGCGGAGGCTTTAGAGTTTCAGGCAGACCTCTGTAATGTATTGGGAGCATTTAAAGAAGCACAAACTTACATTAACCGGGCCCTTTCACTCAACCCCAATGCGTTGAACCACCACTACACCAAGGCCATTGGTTACTACTTGAGTGCAAAATATCAAGAAGCCATTAAGGCGCTGGATGGAGCATTATCGATATTGAATACCTGGCAGATGGCCTTGGAGTTAAAAGCACTTTGTCTGTTACTATTAGGTGAAGAATCGGCATTCCGGGTTACAGTAGAACAAGCCAAACCGGAAACACAGCAAGCCTTATTTCAATTGTGGCATGCCTATCATCAACAACAACCAAGTGATCTTGAAATCACCAACGCATATGATTTTTACCTGGGCATACCGGTGTATTTAAAGCTTTATAGTGGTCAGCATCAGGAGGCATTTGATCACTTAGTAGACTCAGTCAAGAATCGATCTGGCCAATTTCTGGGCTTTCGGTTTGATCCGTTGCTTTCACCACTGCGGGAGATAACTGACTTTAAAAAGCTGGAGGCTCCGTTCCTGGCCATGACTTTGGGCGAGGCAAAGAAAACAGATATCAAAACTGAGGAAGAGGTACTTACAGAAAGCGAAGTGGCTAGTTATTCCGAGGTTGTAAGACGGTTGATGTATGAGGAACGGGTGTACATTGATGCACATTTGACGCTTCGGAACTTAGCTGAGAAAGTCGAATTGCACCCCAATAAGCTCTCTTGGTTGATCAATCAGAAAATAGGTAAAGGATTCAACGAGTACATCAACGAATACCGACTCAAAGACTTTCAAGAACGAGCACTTGACCCAGCCAACAGCCACCTTACATTATTAGGTTTGGCCTATGACAGCGGTTTCAATTCCAAGTCCGTGTTTAACGACTTTTTCAAGAAAAAAACTGGCATGACTCCCAAGGCATGGGTAAAGAGTAACAATTAA
- a CDS encoding FIST signal transduction protein, protein MIVDQFLVAGNQISYSQKNITGNEQVSFVLVFTSRGNLESADWLPAVEEGYPGTEVISCSTSGEVYFSELTHEAITGMAVSLEKTPFAIHSAKLANKDKSFALGKNLAGKFSKNDLKHVLLFGDGWLVNGSDLVQGMYANLNKDVSISGGLAGDGANFSKTLVGLNDDIDQSMAVAIGFYGDALKVGFGAHGGWSELGETYEITKTEGREILELGELSPLPLYKQFLGDDADGLPGSALLYPVAVWLPGAEDHVVRTVFNTDEFNQSITLGEPTPVGAKLQFMRARFDDLLAGVRGAANEALSNLGKTPEMALMVSCIGRKLLFNQHIDQEIEQTRQVLGSQTPISGFYSYGEICPVEKDLAALHHQMLTLTLFTEA, encoded by the coding sequence ATGATAGTAGACCAGTTTCTTGTGGCGGGAAATCAAATTAGTTACTCTCAGAAAAATATAACAGGCAATGAACAGGTTTCTTTTGTTTTAGTTTTTACTTCACGAGGTAATCTTGAATCAGCTGACTGGCTACCCGCAGTTGAAGAGGGGTATCCTGGAACAGAAGTGATCAGTTGCTCCACCTCTGGTGAGGTTTACTTTTCAGAGCTTACACATGAAGCCATCACCGGAATGGCCGTAAGTCTGGAAAAAACCCCTTTTGCCATTCACTCGGCAAAGCTTGCAAACAAGGACAAGAGCTTTGCATTGGGTAAAAATCTCGCTGGTAAATTCTCCAAAAACGATTTAAAGCATGTACTGCTTTTTGGCGATGGCTGGCTAGTAAATGGTTCTGATCTCGTTCAAGGCATGTACGCTAACCTAAACAAAGATGTAAGTATTAGCGGTGGTCTGGCAGGCGATGGCGCTAACTTTTCTAAAACCTTGGTAGGTCTCAATGATGACATTGATCAGAGCATGGCTGTAGCCATTGGGTTTTATGGCGATGCCCTCAAAGTGGGCTTTGGGGCTCATGGGGGCTGGAGTGAATTGGGTGAGACTTACGAGATCACCAAGACTGAGGGGCGTGAAATTTTAGAACTGGGTGAGCTATCTCCCTTGCCTCTCTACAAACAGTTTTTAGGCGATGATGCCGATGGCTTGCCCGGCAGCGCCCTGTTATACCCTGTGGCGGTGTGGCTGCCTGGAGCCGAAGACCATGTGGTACGTACCGTGTTCAATACCGATGAATTTAATCAGTCGATAACACTGGGGGAGCCCACCCCTGTAGGTGCTAAGTTACAGTTTATGAGGGCCCGTTTTGACGACTTATTAGCAGGGGTAAGAGGAGCAGCAAATGAAGCATTGAGCAACCTAGGCAAAACACCCGAAATGGCCCTAATGGTGAGCTGCATAGGCCGCAAGCTTTTATTCAACCAACACATAGACCAGGAAATTGAGCAAACACGTCAGGTACTTGGAAGTCAGACTCCCATCAGTGGATTCTACAGTTATGGTGAGATTTGCCCGGTAGAGAAGGACCTAGCTGCCCTTCATCATCAAATGCTTACGCTCACACTTTTTACTGAGGCTTGA
- a CDS encoding NAD(P)-dependent alcohol dehydrogenase, translating to MRAVVYKKYGDPKVLRLTELEKPQPKANELLVKVEASTVAAGDTRVRASDFPAFFWLPARLIFGLFKPKKPVLGHEFSGVVEAVGEEVSHFEPGDRVFGTTTLLKQGAYAEYVCVPQKAKNSVVAKAPESIDLKQAAALPIGAMTAFYLLEKAKLQKSNKILVYGASGSVGTYAVQMAKKMGAKVTGVCSTANVKMVEMLGAQKVIDYKKEDFSKVKCSYDVVFDAVGKTSKSKAKSVLNSGGRYVSINMFTSENTAKLKAISQMVDARQLHPFIDREYPLEEIVTAHRYVDTGRKRGNVLINLKPQ from the coding sequence ATGAGAGCAGTAGTATATAAAAAATACGGCGACCCTAAGGTATTGAGGCTCACAGAGCTTGAAAAACCACAACCAAAAGCCAACGAACTGCTTGTAAAGGTAGAAGCATCTACCGTGGCGGCTGGTGATACCCGTGTTCGTGCTTCAGATTTCCCCGCCTTCTTCTGGCTGCCTGCACGTCTGATTTTTGGCCTCTTTAAACCCAAAAAGCCAGTTTTAGGCCATGAATTTTCAGGAGTGGTTGAGGCTGTAGGTGAAGAAGTAAGCCACTTCGAACCAGGAGATAGGGTGTTCGGCACGACTACTTTGCTCAAACAAGGCGCTTATGCCGAATATGTCTGTGTGCCTCAAAAGGCTAAAAACAGTGTAGTAGCCAAAGCTCCTGAAAGCATCGACCTGAAGCAAGCGGCAGCATTACCCATCGGTGCGATGACGGCTTTCTATCTACTGGAAAAGGCCAAGTTGCAAAAATCCAACAAAATTTTGGTTTACGGAGCTTCAGGTAGTGTTGGAACCTACGCAGTTCAAATGGCCAAAAAGATGGGTGCTAAAGTAACAGGAGTATGCAGCACAGCCAATGTAAAAATGGTCGAAATGCTGGGAGCACAAAAAGTCATTGATTATAAAAAAGAAGACTTTAGCAAGGTTAAATGCTCGTATGATGTGGTTTTTGATGCGGTAGGAAAAACTTCGAAATCCAAGGCAAAGTCGGTTTTGAATAGCGGAGGCCGTTATGTTTCTATTAATATGTTCACCTCAGAGAATACAGCAAAGTTAAAAGCCATTAGCCAAATGGTCGATGCTAGGCAGCTTCATCCATTTATTGACCGTGAATATCCGCTCGAGGAAATCGTAACTGCGCACCGTTATGTCGATACCGGCAGAAAAAGAGGTAATGTGTTGATAAACCTCAAGCCTCAGTAA
- a CDS encoding DUF983 domain-containing protein encodes MSGPLLIKSVTGCHCPRCRQGNLFRSSTYNLKRFSDMNEKCEVCDQTFMPEPSFYMGAMFVGYALQIGLFLATYFGIRIINPNANLEIYMGIMITLVILTLPIVYRVSRSIWIHLMIKYQQQIDSLTNQSTTNESSSI; translated from the coding sequence ATGAGTGGGCCATTATTGATCAAAAGTGTTACAGGTTGTCATTGTCCTAGATGTAGGCAAGGCAATCTGTTTCGATCCTCGACATATAACCTCAAAAGGTTCTCAGACATGAACGAGAAATGCGAAGTATGTGATCAGACCTTTATGCCAGAACCTAGCTTTTATATGGGAGCTATGTTTGTGGGTTATGCATTGCAGATAGGTCTTTTTCTGGCTACCTACTTTGGCATTCGTATCATCAACCCCAATGCAAACCTTGAAATATACATGGGTATAATGATTACATTAGTAATCCTGACACTACCCATAGTTTATCGCGTGAGTAGAAGCATTTGGATTCATCTGATGATAAAATACCAGCAGCAAATCGACAGTTTGACCAATCAATCCACAACAAATGAGAGCAGTAGTATATAA
- a CDS encoding NAD(P)H-dependent oxidoreductase: MKNSNQSTNKNVLVIYGHPDTESYNEALAKAYIKGLDSAHASFEQIKIHELNFNPNLKYGYRLISELEPDLLESIEKFKSADHIVWFFPMWWYGYPALMKGFVDRIFLPGSFFKYQKGKSFPDKLLKGKTGRIVITADTVRWYDRWFMKSPAIQQFKKGTLQFVGIDPVKVNYIAPIKDSAPGFRKKWLKKIELLGQKVA, translated from the coding sequence ATGAAAAACTCAAATCAATCGACTAATAAGAATGTATTGGTCATCTACGGACACCCGGATACAGAAAGCTACAATGAGGCTTTGGCTAAGGCCTATATCAAAGGCCTTGATTCAGCACATGCCTCATTTGAACAAATCAAGATTCATGAACTGAACTTCAACCCCAATTTGAAATACGGCTACAGGCTAATTTCAGAGCTGGAACCAGACCTGCTCGAATCCATCGAAAAGTTCAAATCGGCCGATCATATTGTGTGGTTTTTTCCTATGTGGTGGTATGGCTACCCGGCTCTGATGAAAGGTTTTGTAGACCGCATTTTTCTACCGGGCTCATTCTTCAAATACCAGAAAGGTAAGTCATTTCCCGACAAGCTGCTGAAAGGCAAAACTGGCAGGATAGTGATCACCGCTGATACCGTGCGCTGGTACGACCGGTGGTTTATGAAAAGTCCGGCCATACAGCAATTCAAAAAGGGTACCCTACAATTTGTTGGTATAGACCCGGTAAAAGTCAATTACATAGCACCGATTAAAGATTCTGCACCGGGTTTTCGTAAAAAGTGGCTTAAAAAAATTGAGCTGCTTGGCCAAAAAGTAGCCTAA
- a CDS encoding DMT family transporter, translated as MNTLILMSLAVLTGFMVVLQGGLNSRLGSLLQSPLLAALSTLFFGAVFTFIAVLVTSKGFPTLHLNVVPTYLWFTGAFFSFLAVTLFYYLIPKLGIGTAVAFGLCGQVIFSTLAAHFGWFGLPVEPIDVKKMLGLGALITGILLIKL; from the coding sequence ATGAATACGCTGATTCTGATGTCACTAGCAGTGCTTACTGGCTTTATGGTGGTGCTTCAGGGCGGGCTCAATTCCCGTCTTGGTTCACTACTTCAAAGCCCGTTGCTGGCTGCCCTTTCTACGCTATTTTTCGGAGCAGTATTCACTTTTATTGCGGTGTTGGTTACCTCAAAAGGGTTCCCTACGCTGCATTTAAATGTGGTACCTACCTATCTCTGGTTTACCGGAGCCTTTTTCAGTTTTCTGGCAGTCACACTGTTTTACTACCTCATTCCAAAATTGGGCATAGGTACTGCAGTGGCATTCGGACTCTGTGGTCAGGTGATCTTTTCTACTCTCGCGGCTCATTTTGGCTGGTTCGGTTTGCCTGTAGAACCTATCGATGTCAAAAAGATGTTGGGCCTAGGCGCACTCATTACTGGTATTTTACTGATAAAACTGTAG